TGAGTGGGAAGGTGGATTTCAGAAGAGTGTTTTGGTTTATCTGGGGTTAACAGTACCGGTGTTTGTTTAGTGACTGTTATCCCCTAAATTGGGCTTCAGCGATGGACTCCAGAGGTCTGTATCACCAAGCTGGATTTCTTATCAGATTTAAGGTAATCTGGCCCAAATGGAAGTGAACGAAGATAGTCTATTTAAACTGGGGTAgcctaccttaaatctgacaaattatccagctaagcaagaaattgTGCATTAGTGATACTACACCCCCAGACAGCGACCTGGGGGCCGTGGGGAAGCCGGGCTGTGCTGAGGAGTTCCTGTGTTGCTGAGAAGCTGTCACAAGCTGTTATCAGACCTGCCCTAAGGAAGGAAGGGGACCTCATTTTGGTTTTGCTGATGATGTGTAATTTTCAGACTCTGCTACGTTTCTTCTCAGCTGGACAATAATGGCAGGAGGGTCTGACTTTCCTTCCCATAATACTGTGATACTCAGCTCAAATTACCCTGACTTCTACATACTGGGTCTTATTATTACATTGGTTACTGCTTTGTTATTTGTGGGGAGAATACAAGGGTTATTTTCGGGAACTTTATAAAGTCTATATTCTATACTTCTTAAAAGTTTGGCTTCTGTGGATATAAGCTTGTAATTTTTTCTGTAGGTTTcctgaaaacaaacacagaggAGACAGACAGTAATCCTATTGTTCCCAGCTGGAAGTAGTGCAGAACACGTGGGTCCCAAGATGCCACTGTACTGGCTTCACTGGCCTACCCAGTGTCACTGTAATCTCTGTCGCAAGGTACTGGTCACATGTATTCCAGTGTTCTCTGTTGACAATTCATAAAAATTACAAAGAAAATTCCCCTTTTGTGTCTGCctgccattgtgtgtgtgtgtgtatgtgtgtggggggggggggggatgggagaCTAGGGCAGTGCCTTTTGTTTAAAAGTGCCGTTTTAAAAGGAAATTTCAATATGTCACTGCTGTCTTTACAACAACAAACGGCACTgtcagggggaaaaaatcagcTGTGCTTCTTTCCCGTAGGTGAAAGTGAAAACGTGCCGTCTCCGGTCATGCATTCCGCTCTGTGCTGCGTGAGGAAAGTTCTGAACTTGTGGTTTTCGCTGATCGTGCAAAACAAGATGAAACACAAGCACACCAGCCAGCTTATCTTGTGCACAACTGACGATTCCCCAGAGGTCCTGCTCTTAATCCCTCTGCCGTCTGTCATCTTCAGCTGAGTCCTGGCAGCGGAACAAGGAAGTGCCTTCTGAGCTTTGGCAGTTTAGCTCAGCCCTTCAGTTCAGCTCCTCTCCCACTGCTAAGTAATATATCTGAtgaggtattatatatataacataaaacacacacacatatcctttCTTTTTTGCTGTGCAAAATCATTATGAAGCAATTCTGCCATATGAAGTGAATCATATTCATATCTGGCATAAGACTTATTTGCTTCAAAGATGAATATGAGATGGTGTTTCTGGAGGACCATGTGTAGGATGGTCTCTGCTGCATCTTAGGCCTTGCCTGGGTGTTACGTGGATGCAGTTTGGAGAGATGTGTGGCTGGAGACCAGCTAGGGGGGATCATAAGAGCCTCATAACCGGGGAGCACAGGGAGGTTCTGCGGCCCAGCGCTGCATCGGGGAGCACAGGGAGGTTCTGCGGCCCAGCGCTGCATCGGGGAGCTCAGGGAGGTTCTGCGGCCCAGCACTGCATCGGGGAGCTCAGGCCTTAGCGGTCCCTGTTAAGGTCATGGCTGGTCGGACGGCAGCATCCTCTCTCCACACCACGGTGGCCAAGCCTTTCTCATTCCGCCTTTCCGTCTCTTTCAGGCTTTCTTCCTGACGAAGAAACTGAACATCGGAGGCAGAAGAGTGAATCTCACGATATGGGTACGCAAACTGCGGCCTGCTGACCTGCTTCTCAGTGCGCGTGCCTTAGGCTAGCTGTACGGCGACAGTTTTAACTGCCAGTGATTTGGAGGGTCATATGACCAGCTCACATGGGGCAGCCAGTCCACAAAACAGCCCCCTCCTCCACGCGCAATGAATGAGCATGAATAGACATTAGTATTGtaagtaattaaaaaataactaataTGTCCTGAAGTGATATTTGGAAACTTGACAGAAGGAAACAGCACGTAGAGTGAGAAAGAGGGGGATCCTTAGCCAAGCTCAGCATAGCCTGCCTGAACCAGTTTGTTTTTATCTGTCTCTACTGTGGTAAATCATCACCTGGTGCACTGTACCTCATAGACACCTGCACTATACTCTGCACCATACATCGCAGTCACCTGCACTATGCTCACTCCGCACTGTGCCTCGCAGTGACCTGCACTATACTGTTGTAAGTTCCTTATGGTCACCTGCACTATAATCTGCAATGTACCTCGTGGTCCCCTGTACTATACTCTCGAGTGTACCTCGTGGTCACCTGCACTATACTCTCGAGTGTACCTCGTGGTCCCCTGCGCTATACTCTCGAGTGTACCTCGTGGTCACCTGCACTATACTCTCGAGTGTACCTCGTGGTCGCCTGCGCTATACTCTCGAGTGTACCTCGTGGTCACCTGCACTATACTCTCGAATGTACCTCGTGGTCGCCTGCACTATACTCTCGAGTGTACCTCGTGGTCCCCTGTACTATACTCTCGAATGTACCTCGTGGTCGCCTGCACTATACTCTCGAGTGTACCTCGTGGTCCCCTGCACTATACTCTCGAGTGTACCTCGTGGTCACCTGCACTATACTCTCAAGTGTACCTTGTGGTCCCCTGCACTATACTCTCGAGTGTACCTCGTGGTCGCCTGCACTATACTCTGCACTCTGCCTGGTTGTCACCTGCATCATGCCACACATATTAGCTCTTTGCCTGCATTCTGCACCAGTGAGAAGTACCTAGCTGCCGCTGCTATGTTTGCTGTGTACAGAATAGCCTGCTCATTACCTCCTCCCTGCTTTAATGTAGGACACAGCAGGACAGGAAAGATTTCACGCATTGGGACCCATATACTACCGAGACTCTAATGGAGCTGTATTGGTGTATGACATCACAGACGAGGATTCCTTCCAGAAGGTGAACCCCACTGGTATTCTGTGTTTAATGATTCCAATAAATCAGACACAAAAAGGTGTAATTTGCCTGTGTTAAATACAGATTTTGCTATGATTCAACAAGCACTCCTTGCTTTCCGACTACAGGTGAAAAACTGGGTCAAGGAGTTACGGAAAACGCTGGGGAATGAAATATGTTTATGTATAGTAGGTAGGTTTCTCCTTCTGCTTAACTGGATGTTACACTGACACAATGAAGCAAGCAGGCCAGGCTTTCCTTGATCATGTTGGCACAGTGACTACAGATGACTGTACAATGACCGCTGGTTGCCAGTATGATATTCCCAACCACCACTCCCAACCAGTTGTGTCCATAAAATATGGTAGCATGCATTACGTATCAGAAAACATTTAGGTTTAATGGTTTAAGATTAACCCATGTCTGGGTTAATCTTGTTTGTTCCTGCTCTAAATTGCTGGTCATAATCAGCATTTGATACATCAATTTGAGTTACTGTATTTGATTAGTGAAAGACCTAAATGAAACGTCATTCCTCTTACTAATCTGTGTCATTTCATTTGCACAGGGAATAAAATCGATCTTGAAAGAGAGAGACACATATCCGTCCAGGATGCAGAGGGGTATGTGTCATGGACCAGCCTTTATGATTATGTAGGATCATTATGGAATTGCAGAGTGTCTCCTGGGGCCTTGTAGTGACTCTGTTTCAGGTTGCTAATGCTGTGCGTGTGAGTCTCGCTCCCTGTAACACCAGCCTGATGACAGGACACTGCTGCCCCTGTCTTCCGTATGGCACCTTTACATCTCGCTGTGTCCGGGATCCCTTGGCCGGTGAAGACTGCAGTCGCTCATCCTAGTCAGTAAACGGGCCTGCCTTTGCACACCTGTTTCAGGTACGCAGAGTCAGTGGGAGCCAAACACCACCACACATCCGCCAAACTAAACCGAGGGATTGAGGAGCTCTTTCTGGACCTCTGCAAGCGTAAGTCAGCCCAGCTCATGGCCTGACACGTTAAGCTTGTCACCGTGGTTGGAATCTTTGCAAACATTTACTAATGTATCTGACGTTTGTATTCAAAGAGACTTAAAGTGAAGGGGAGGATTACAGCAGTAGTTCTCAGTCCTCTTTCTGGTGCCCCccaccagaatgttttcattccagcccACACCGCTTTCATtctgccacattcattattagcctattaaggaccatatgAGCCTGATTATGGTTgagttggaatgaaaacattctcaCGGGTTGGTGCCAGCAACaagattgagaaccactgggttacaataaatgtgtgtttcctgggatttgaacccacaaccttttgCTAATCATTGTTAGTTAATACTTTGGTCCTCTTGCTGAGCTACAAACTCATGGTGCACTAAATCTCATTGTGGGTGTCTGAGGTGAGTTTGTGAAGGCAAAATCCCTTCCCTTCCCTGCTTATTTGTCGCTCTGTTACTTCGCGTAATGGTTTTGCGTCCATGTCGTGCGTGACTCGTTAAATGTAGTCGTCCTTGGGATACGACCGTAGCTTCAGTCATTTCCGCTTGGTGGTTTTCACACGTGAGACTCCTCTATGGGCTGTTAGGGATGACCGAGGCAGCGGAGATGGAAGACCAGCAGACGGGCGACGGCCACACCGGAGTTGCCCCCCGGAGAGGAGTCCGGATCGTGGACGACGAGCCTctagggggcgtggccttaGGGCGGGCGTGCTGTCCCTCCGGCTAGCCTTCGCACCCGTGGCCACCGGCAAACCCACAGCACAGCTGTCTCTGAGAATTGTCCTATCGACTGCCAAACATTTAACACACAGGCCACGCCTGGTTAACATGCCTAATAGTGTTCCAGTACAGACAGTTCTCCGGTGATGTAAATAATCCGTTCTACAAAGCCTGACGTATGTCAAATTTTCTGTAATTCAGATTTACCTTACTATGTCATTCAGGAAAGCAAACAACTCAAGTCAAAATTACTAGTAATAGATACTaaacaatacaaataaatgaatagaTAAAGTGTAAATTTACTTATGGATGTATGTCGCCATTTTGTGTTTGTGCTTCCGTCACATCTATGTACTCTGTCgtccatatttttttttgtacaagtCTGGATCCACTTAAGTGGAGAGCTGCCTGTATTTTGCATATTGTAACGCTGCTGAGAGCAAAATGATGAACCTAGGGGGGGATCTGATTCCCTACCCTCATCCCTTGGTGTCTCCTCTAATTAAACCAAAAAATTACAGAAGGCCTTGCGGAGACGCACTCCGCTCAAACACATTTGCACACAGGAAGTGTTTACTCACCAACACAGCATCTTCATGTAGAACTGAATTCTGCAAAGCAGTtcattttgctttgttttgaaAAACCGATCTGTATAATTTAATAACATGTATATGTTATATAGAAATTTATGAaacagtttttatatttttgtggtgCCTTCTGAAAGGTCTACAGTAGGTGGTGTTCCACTTTTAATCAGGCAGATGATTTCTATGTTTCCAGTCTTATTTAGCCTGTCGCGCTCAGTGCTTTTTTACCCTTATACGTGTACTTCCTGTCTTCTTAGTTGGTATACGCACTGGAAGAGCTCTGTGCCACGTGTAATGATTTTATCTGCCTTTTCCACCTTTTGTCAGGGTGGGCCAATAACATTTGAATGCATCACAGCTGCCACTGGAAATGTACTTTTTTTGGAATTGTAATTTTTTAACTGCTAGCATTGGGAGTGTTTTGTAATAGACCGATTATAATGATCTACAATGAAGCGATGTCAGATGTCGTTGGCTACATACATATTGTATAGTTTATTTGGGTTTGTGTATATTTCCTTATATATTCCTTCCTATGTCATTTGCATACATTTGGCAGCCTTAAAGACGCCTCTTATCCTGCCAAGCAGCGTAGGACACAGATatacagggcagggacaccctgggcaggaggCCAAACAAGCAATTTGAAACACTTAATATAACCCAAGACATTCAGATGTTTCAGAGAGGTCGAACGACCGTGAACATACAATAAGGGAAGACCGGAAAAACGTTACCCAGTCAGATGAATCTCGGATTCTGCTGCGACACAGATGATAGGGTCTGAATTTGGCATAAACTAcatgaaagcatggatccatcctgTCTTAAATCAACAATtcaggctgctgctgctggtgtaAATGTGTGGGGGACTTTTGGCCCTTTAGTACCAACTGagtattgtttaaatgccacagcctgcctgagtattgtttaaatgccacaaccggcctgagtattgttgctgaccatgtccatcccttaaTGGCCACAGTGTACTTGGCTTCttatggctacttccagcaggataacgcCCCATGTTACAAAAGTCGTATCATCTTGACTGTTTcatgaacatgacagtgagttcactgtactcaactggcctccacagtcaccagatctcaatccaattgAGCAGCTATGGATGAAGTATAACAGGAGATTTGCATCATGAATGTGCAGCTGACAAATTTCAGCAACTGCATGATGtcatgtcaacatggaccaGAGTCAAGCACCTTGTTTAATCTAAGCCAAGAAGATCTCATTTCTGGAGGCAAAAGGGGGTCCTGGTACTAGCAAGATGTACCCCATAAATTTATTTCACAAACCTAATAAAAATGGAATGATTCATTCTCTTCACTCATACTCCTCAATCTTCCTATCTCTGCTCATATGAATGCAGGCTTTTGTCCCAGCAAATGGCTTCAATAGAAACTAATCAGCAAATCGCACtaaaaaacatttccattttTACCCATTTAAAATGCCTACTTTCATAAACACAAGTGTGTGTCTCTCAGTAACAGAGATGACCCAAactaaaataacacatttatttCTCACATTTAGACCAAAACAAAGCCCCCTTTATTCCATGATGCAGATTGGAATAACCTGGCACTTAAAGTAAGGATGTGTCCACACGTGACATTCCTCTTCACGCAGTGTTTGCATCTTCCAGTTGGTGTGCCCAGCCTCAGAGTTTGGGTCTGGAGCCCTTAATCTCCCCAAAAAATTCTCCAAGGTTCGGGACAAAGGCCTGATCCTGAGCTTCCACCCTAAGCTTTGCTCTCACCTTTATATatgtgggtgtttgtgtgtcaTAAAGGAGTGCGTGATTGAGTATGTGAACATGAAAACGTACCAATGTACTTGTACTCATACTTACACAAATGGCATATTTAATCTAAATACATTAAAGGATGCTAACAGGATTTGAGAAAGACAATGCTTAAGGTATTACAGGTGGCTGCGGATAAAGGAATTTGCTTAAACAATAGAATAATCCACCCTGACACACCTGCATACCAAGCATATACTTCGGGGCATAGGAATGTCCGCAGAAAGCATTGTGTTACACATCTGCAACATGACTGCTGTTCTTCTGCTTCCTGGTTCATAATCTCTCCTATGACAGTCGCTGTAGCACGTGCTGAGTGATTTTGATGGGGATGATGAGGTTAGCTGGCATATTTCAGTCGCTGTCTGCACATCAGCTTTCTCAGATCGACACTGAGTGAGATACAGATTCTAGATGACAGCTAGTTACTCTGCATAAAAGCTGGTTGCTGGTGTCTTTCAGGACTGTAAATCGGCTCGTAAAATCTGTTAACCTGTTGATAATATCCCACTGAGCTGAAATGTTCTCTTCGTGTAAACTATTATGTTGATGCTTTATACGTTTGTCAAAGTGCCATTTCTAAAGGATTGGTTAGTAACTCTGAAGGTGATCGCCGGGAGCCGCTGTACATCACTGCCGACAGTAAGGTCAGCTTTCTGCCCCTTTAACCTACAGGTAACCGACTTGACACACCACCTAATACTTATCGCTCTGGAGGGACAAGAAGCGATTTT
The nucleotide sequence above comes from Paramormyrops kingsleyae isolate MSU_618 chromosome 3, PKINGS_0.4, whole genome shotgun sequence. Encoded proteins:
- the LOC111858646 gene encoding ras-related protein Rab-21-like isoform X2, translated to MATWAGKEYSFKVVLLGEGCVGKTSLALRYCENKFNEKHITTLQAFFLTKKLNIGGRRVNLTIWDTAGQERFHALGPIYYRDSNGAVLVYDITDEDSFQKVKNWVKELRKTLGNEICLCIVGNKIDLERERHISVQDAEGYAESVGAKHHHTSAKLNRGIEELFLDLCKRMTEAAEMEDQQTGDGHTGVAPRRGVRIVDDEPLGGVALGRACCPSG
- the LOC111858646 gene encoding ras-related protein Rab-21-like isoform X1, which produces MDGCPCLHAGPAEDLLSPAGTTDRPRMATWAGKEYSFKVVLLGEGCVGKTSLALRYCENKFNEKHITTLQAFFLTKKLNIGGRRVNLTIWDTAGQERFHALGPIYYRDSNGAVLVYDITDEDSFQKVKNWVKELRKTLGNEICLCIVGNKIDLERERHISVQDAEGYAESVGAKHHHTSAKLNRGIEELFLDLCKRMTEAAEMEDQQTGDGHTGVAPRRGVRIVDDEPLGGVALGRACCPSG